Proteins encoded by one window of Pseudomonas cavernicola:
- the icd gene encoding NADP-dependent isocitrate dehydrogenase: MGYQKIQVPATGDKITVNADMSLNVPNNPIIPYIEGDGIGVDISPVMIKVVDAAVSKAYGGKRKISWMEVYAGEKATQVYDQDTWLPKETLEAVRDYVVSIKGPLTTPVGGGIRSLNVALRQELDLYVCLRPVRWFTGVPSPVKKPQDVDMTIFRENSEDIYAGIEWKAGSPEAEKVIKFLKEEMGVKKIRFDTDCGIGIKPVSKQGTQRLVRKALQYVVDNNRDSLTIVHKGNIMKFTEGAFKDWGYEIAKNEFGAELLDGGPWMQFKNPNTGKNIVVKDAIADAMLQQILLRPAEYDVIATLNLNGDYLSDALAAEVGGIGIAPGANLSDNIAMFEATHGTAPKYAGKDQVNPGSLILSAEMMLRHMGWLEAADLIIKGVNGAISAKTVTYDFERLMEGAKLQSCSQFGDAMITHM; encoded by the coding sequence ATGGGATACCAAAAGATCCAGGTGCCAGCAACCGGTGACAAAATCACCGTTAATGCCGATATGTCCCTGAACGTACCGAACAATCCGATCATCCCTTACATCGAGGGTGACGGCATTGGCGTTGATATCAGCCCAGTCATGATCAAAGTGGTAGATGCTGCTGTGAGCAAGGCTTACGGCGGCAAGCGCAAGATCTCCTGGATGGAAGTCTACGCCGGTGAGAAGGCTACCCAGGTTTACGATCAAGACACCTGGTTGCCGAAGGAAACTCTGGAGGCCGTGCGCGATTACGTGGTGTCCATCAAGGGCCCGCTGACCACGCCTGTTGGCGGTGGCATCCGTTCGCTGAACGTAGCGCTACGTCAAGAGCTCGACCTGTACGTCTGCCTACGTCCGGTGCGTTGGTTCACCGGTGTGCCCAGCCCGGTCAAGAAGCCGCAAGACGTCGACATGACCATCTTCCGCGAAAACTCTGAAGATATTTACGCCGGCATCGAGTGGAAAGCCGGTTCGCCGGAAGCGGAAAAGGTCATCAAGTTCCTCAAAGAGGAAATGGGCGTCAAGAAAATCCGCTTCGATACCGATTGCGGTATCGGCATCAAGCCGGTCTCCAAGCAGGGCACCCAGCGTCTGGTGCGCAAGGCGCTGCAGTACGTGGTCGACAACAATCGCGACTCGCTGACCATTGTGCACAAAGGCAACATCATGAAGTTCACCGAAGGTGCCTTCAAGGATTGGGGCTACGAAATCGCCAAGAACGAATTTGGCGCGGAACTGCTGGATGGCGGTCCTTGGATGCAGTTCAAGAACCCGAACACCGGCAAGAACATCGTCGTCAAGGATGCCATCGCCGATGCCATGCTGCAGCAGATCCTTCTGCGCCCGGCTGAATACGATGTGATCGCGACCCTGAACCTCAACGGTGACTACCTCTCCGACGCCCTGGCGGCCGAAGTTGGCGGTATCGGCATCGCTCCGGGTGCCAACTTGTCCGACAACATCGCGATGTTCGAAGCCACCCACGGTACCGCACCGAAATACGCCGGCAAAGACCAGGTGAACCCGGGTTCGCTGATCCTTTCCGCGGAAATGATGCTGCGCCACATGGGCTGGCTCGAAGCTGCCGACCTGATCATCAAGGGCGTCAATGGCGCGATCTCGGCCAAGACCGTGACCTACGACTTCGAGCGCTTGATGGAAGGCGCCAAGCTGCAGTCTTGCTCGCAGTTCGGCGATGCCATGATCACTCACATGTGA
- the trxB gene encoding thioredoxin-disulfide reductase: protein MSEVKHSRLIILGSGPAGYSAAVYAARANLKPLMITGIQPGGQLTTTIEVDNWPGDIEGLTGPVLMDRMQKHAERFDTEIVYDHIHTAELQQRPFILKGDSGTYSCDALIIATGASAQYLGLPSEEAFAGKGVSACATCDGFFYRNQVVAVIGGGNTAVEEALYLANIAKEVHLVHRRDKLRSEKILQDKLFEKAANGNIRLHWNQTLDEVLGDASGVTGVRLKDTNNGATEELPLTGVFIAIGHKPNTDLFQGQLEMRNGYLLIQGGSEGNATATSIEGVFAAGDVADHVYRQAITSAGAGCMAALDVEKFLDIGN from the coding sequence ATGAGCGAAGTCAAGCATTCACGCCTGATCATCTTGGGCTCCGGCCCTGCCGGCTATAGCGCTGCTGTATACGCCGCCCGCGCCAACCTCAAGCCCCTGATGATCACCGGCATCCAGCCCGGCGGCCAGCTCACCACCACCATCGAGGTGGACAACTGGCCAGGTGACATCGAAGGCCTGACCGGCCCGGTACTAATGGACCGCATGCAGAAGCATGCCGAGCGCTTCGACACCGAGATCGTTTACGACCACATTCATACCGCCGAGTTGCAGCAGCGCCCCTTCATCCTCAAGGGCGACAGCGGCACCTACAGCTGCGACGCACTGATTATCGCCACCGGCGCCTCTGCCCAGTACCTCGGCCTGCCATCGGAAGAAGCCTTTGCCGGCAAGGGCGTGTCCGCCTGCGCCACCTGTGACGGCTTCTTCTATCGCAACCAAGTGGTCGCAGTGATCGGCGGCGGCAACACAGCCGTGGAAGAGGCCCTGTATCTGGCCAATATCGCCAAGGAAGTGCACTTGGTGCATCGTCGCGACAAGCTGCGCTCGGAGAAAATCCTGCAGGACAAGTTGTTCGAAAAAGCCGCCAACGGCAATATCCGCCTGCACTGGAACCAAACCTTGGACGAAGTGCTGGGCGACGCCTCCGGTGTCACCGGCGTGCGCCTGAAAGACACCAACAACGGCGCGACCGAAGAATTGCCGCTGACCGGCGTGTTTATCGCCATCGGCCACAAACCCAACACCGACCTATTCCAGGGCCAACTGGAGATGCGTAATGGCTACCTGCTGATTCAGGGCGGCAGCGAAGGCAATGCCACCGCTACCAGCATCGAGGGCGTCTTCGCCGCCGGCGATGTCGCCGACCATGTCTACCGCCAGGCCATCACCTCGGCAGGCGCGGGCTGCATGGCCGCACTGGATGTCGAAAAGTTCCTCGATATCGGCAACTGA
- the clpS gene encoding ATP-dependent Clp protease adapter ClpS: protein MRVSSQIRLTFNQDHPASHEDDSTGLAVQEAKPALQAPPMYKVVLFNDDYTPMDFVVEVLEVFFNLNRELATKIMLTVHTEGRAVCGVFTRDIAETKAMQVNQYARESQHPLLCEIEKDG from the coding sequence ATGCGTGTAAGTAGCCAGATTCGACTAACATTCAATCAGGATCATCCTGCATCACATGAGGATGACTCTACGGGTTTGGCTGTGCAGGAAGCCAAGCCGGCGCTGCAGGCGCCACCTATGTATAAGGTGGTTTTGTTTAATGATGATTACACGCCGATGGATTTCGTGGTCGAAGTGCTCGAGGTGTTTTTTAACCTGAATCGGGAGCTGGCGACCAAGATCATGCTGACCGTCCACACAGAGGGGCGCGCAGTATGCGGAGTGTTTACCCGCGATATCGCCGAGACCAAGGCTATGCAGGTCAACCAATACGCGAGAGAAAGCCAGCATCCACTACTCTGTGAGATCGAGAAGGACGGTTAA
- the clpA gene encoding ATP-dependent Clp protease ATP-binding subunit ClpA, producing the protein MLNRELEVTLNLAFKEARTKRHEFMTVEHLLLALLDNEAAASVLRACGANLDKLRHDLQEFIDSTTPLIPQHDEERETQPTLGFQRVLQRAVFHVQSSGKREVTGANVLVAIFSEQESQAVFLLKQQSVARIDVVNFIAHGISKVPGHADHSESDQEMQDDEGGESSSSGNPLDAYASNLNELARLGRIDPLVGRELEVERVAQILARRRKNNPLLVGEAGVGKTAIAEGLAKRIVDNQVPDLLADSVVYSLDLGALLAGTKYRGDFEKRFKALLNELRKRPHAILFIDEIHTIIGAGAASGGVMDASNLLKPMLSSGEIRCIGSTTFQEFRGIFEKDRALARRFQKVDVSEPSVEDTIGILRGLKARFEQHHSIEYSDESLRAAAELASRYINDRHMPDKAIDVIDEAGAYQRLQPLDKRVKRIEVVHVEDIVAKIARIPPKHVNTSDKELLRNLERDLKLTVFGQDAAIDSLSTAIKLSRAGLKSPDKPVGSFLFAGPTGVGKTEAARQLAKAMGIELVRFDMSEYMERHTVSRLIGAPPGYVGFDQGGLLTEAITKMPHCVLLLDEIEKAHPEVFNLLLQVMDHGTLTDNNGRKADFRNVILIMTTNAGAETAARASIGFTHQDHSTDAMEVIKKSFSPEFRNRLDTIIQFGRLSHEVIKSVVDKFLTELQAQLEDKHVTLEVSDAARGWLAAGGYDSQMGARPMARLIQDKIKRPLAEEILFGELAEHGGVVHIDVKDGELSFDFETTAEMA; encoded by the coding sequence ATGTTAAATCGAGAGCTCGAAGTCACCCTCAATCTGGCCTTCAAGGAGGCCCGCACCAAGCGCCATGAGTTCATGACGGTTGAGCACCTCCTGTTGGCGCTATTGGACAACGAAGCCGCTGCCAGTGTCCTGCGCGCTTGCGGCGCCAACCTAGATAAGCTGCGGCATGATCTGCAGGAATTCATCGACTCCACCACGCCGTTGATTCCTCAGCATGATGAGGAGCGTGAAACTCAGCCAACACTGGGCTTCCAGCGTGTACTGCAGCGCGCGGTTTTCCATGTGCAGAGTTCAGGTAAGCGTGAAGTAACCGGTGCCAATGTGTTGGTGGCGATCTTTAGCGAGCAAGAGAGTCAGGCCGTATTCCTGCTCAAGCAGCAAAGTGTTGCCCGTATCGATGTGGTCAACTTCATTGCTCACGGTATCTCCAAGGTTCCAGGGCATGCCGATCATTCGGAAAGTGACCAGGAAATGCAGGATGACGAGGGTGGTGAGTCTTCCTCCTCGGGCAATCCGCTGGATGCCTATGCCAGCAACCTGAATGAGTTGGCGCGCCTGGGTCGTATTGATCCTCTGGTCGGGCGTGAGTTGGAGGTCGAGCGCGTTGCGCAGATCCTCGCGCGGCGGCGTAAGAATAATCCACTGTTGGTGGGTGAGGCTGGTGTTGGCAAGACGGCCATCGCCGAAGGTCTGGCTAAGCGTATCGTCGATAATCAGGTGCCGGATTTGCTCGCGGATAGCGTGGTGTATTCCCTTGATCTCGGCGCTTTATTGGCCGGCACTAAGTACCGTGGCGACTTCGAGAAGCGTTTCAAGGCCTTGCTCAACGAATTGCGCAAGCGGCCGCATGCGATCCTGTTCATCGATGAGATTCACACCATCATCGGTGCTGGCGCGGCGTCTGGGGGCGTGATGGATGCGTCCAATCTGCTCAAGCCGATGTTGTCTTCCGGGGAAATCCGTTGCATCGGCTCGACTACGTTCCAAGAGTTTCGCGGAATCTTTGAGAAGGATCGCGCGCTGGCGCGGCGCTTCCAGAAAGTGGATGTGAGTGAGCCATCGGTGGAAGACACCATTGGCATCCTTCGCGGTCTCAAGGCGCGTTTCGAGCAGCATCACAGTATCGAGTACAGCGATGAATCGCTGCGAGCTGCGGCCGAACTGGCGTCGCGCTATATCAACGATCGTCATATGCCGGACAAGGCTATCGACGTGATCGATGAGGCTGGCGCTTACCAGCGTCTACAGCCGTTAGACAAGCGTGTTAAGCGCATAGAAGTGGTGCATGTTGAGGACATCGTCGCGAAAATCGCGCGTATTCCGCCTAAGCATGTCAACACTTCGGATAAGGAGTTGCTGCGTAATCTGGAGCGCGACCTCAAGTTGACGGTGTTTGGCCAGGATGCTGCGATCGACTCTCTATCCACGGCTATCAAGTTGTCCCGCGCTGGGTTGAAGTCACCGGATAAGCCGGTGGGTTCCTTTCTTTTCGCCGGGCCTACGGGCGTCGGCAAGACTGAAGCTGCACGGCAGTTGGCCAAGGCGATGGGTATCGAGTTGGTGCGTTTCGACATGTCCGAGTACATGGAGCGCCATACGGTTTCGCGGCTGATCGGTGCGCCGCCGGGCTATGTCGGTTTCGATCAAGGCGGCTTGCTGACCGAAGCCATCACCAAGATGCCGCATTGCGTGCTGCTCTTGGATGAAATCGAGAAGGCGCATCCGGAGGTCTTTAACCTGCTGTTGCAAGTGATGGATCACGGCACTCTGACCGACAACAACGGACGCAAGGCGGATTTCCGCAACGTCATCCTGATCATGACTACCAATGCTGGCGCGGAAACCGCGGCGCGGGCTTCTATCGGCTTCACCCATCAGGATCACTCCACGGATGCCATGGAAGTGATCAAGAAGAGCTTTTCGCCAGAGTTCCGTAACCGTCTGGACACCATTATCCAGTTTGGTCGCCTGAGTCACGAAGTGATTAAGAGCGTGGTGGACAAGTTCCTCACCGAGTTGCAGGCGCAACTGGAGGATAAGCACGTCACGCTTGAAGTTAGTGACGCGGCGCGCGGTTGGCTGGCTGCTGGTGGCTATGATTCACAGATGGGTGCTCGACCAATGGCTCGCCTGATTCAGGATAAGATCAAGCGCCCACTAGCTGAGGAAATTCTCTTCGGCGAATTGGCTGAGCATGGCGGTGTCGTGCACATCGATGTGAAGGATGGTGAGCTGAGCTTTGACTTCGAGACCACGGCTGAAATGGCGTAG
- the cspD gene encoding cold shock domain-containing protein CspD has protein sequence MLSGKVKWFNNAKGYGFILADGRDEDLFAHYSAIQMDGYKTLKAGQPVSFDIIQGPKGLHAVNISSISLSTETPSTVSQSQGATTEA, from the coding sequence ATGCTTAGCGGTAAGGTCAAGTGGTTCAACAACGCCAAGGGCTATGGGTTTATCCTGGCTGACGGCCGAGATGAGGACCTGTTCGCCCACTACTCGGCTATCCAGATGGACGGCTATAAGACGCTTAAAGCTGGCCAACCGGTAAGCTTCGATATTATTCAGGGCCCCAAGGGGCTACACGCCGTCAATATCAGTTCAATCTCGCTATCGACTGAAACGCCCAGCACTGTCAGCCAGTCGCAAGGCGCCACGACTGAAGCCTGA
- a CDS encoding arginyltransferase: protein MTELARLKFYATQPHPCSYLPEEQATTLFLDPSQPMDMEVYAELSEMGFRRSGDHLYRPHCQRCTACVPARIPAAQFTPNRQQRRILKRNEELQVHAVRPTFSEEYYALYARYIEQRHADGDMYPPNRDQFATFLVRDLPFSRFYEFRLSGRLLAVAVTDVLPNGLSAVYTFYDPDEERRSLGRYAILWQIGETVRLGLEAVYLGYWIKSCRKMNYKTQYRPIELFVNQRWITLS from the coding sequence ATGACCGAGCTGGCTCGCCTTAAGTTCTACGCCACTCAGCCGCATCCCTGCAGCTATCTGCCCGAGGAACAGGCCACGACGCTGTTTCTTGACCCCAGCCAGCCAATGGATATGGAGGTCTACGCCGAGCTTTCGGAAATGGGTTTTCGCCGCAGCGGTGATCACCTATATCGCCCACATTGCCAGCGCTGCACAGCCTGCGTGCCGGCGCGCATTCCTGCGGCGCAATTCACACCCAACCGCCAGCAACGACGAATCCTCAAACGCAACGAAGAGCTTCAGGTTCACGCCGTACGCCCAACCTTCAGTGAAGAGTATTACGCTCTCTACGCGCGCTATATCGAACAGCGCCACGCCGATGGCGACATGTATCCACCCAATCGCGATCAATTCGCCACCTTTTTGGTGCGTGACCTGCCTTTTTCCCGCTTTTACGAGTTCCGGCTGTCCGGTCGCTTGCTCGCCGTCGCAGTTACCGACGTACTGCCCAATGGTCTTTCCGCGGTTTACACCTTCTACGATCCTGACGAGGAGCGCCGCAGCTTGGGCCGTTATGCCATCCTCTGGCAGATTGGCGAAACCGTTCGCCTAGGCTTAGAAGCTGTCTATCTTGGTTACTGGATCAAGAGCTGCCGGAAGATGAACTACAAGACCCAATACCGCCCCATTGAGCTGTTCGTCAATCAGCGCTGGATAACCCTCTCCTAG
- the infA gene encoding translation initiation factor IF-1: MSKEDSFEMEGTVVDTLPNTMFRVELENGHVVTAHISGKMRKNYIRILTGDKVRVELTPYDLSKGRITYRAR; the protein is encoded by the coding sequence ATGTCGAAAGAAGACAGCTTCGAAATGGAAGGCACTGTCGTCGACACCCTGCCCAACACCATGTTCCGTGTGGAGTTGGAAAATGGGCACGTCGTAACCGCGCACATTTCCGGCAAGATGCGCAAGAACTACATTCGCATCCTGACCGGTGACAAAGTACGTGTTGAATTGACGCCCTACGACTTGAGCAAGGGCCGCATTACTTACCGCGCGCGCTAA
- a CDS encoding NUDIX hydrolase — protein sequence MRFTPHVTVATVVEDQGRFLLVEEMANGRAVFNQPAGHLEADESLMQAALRETLEETGWDIELTAVTGIYLYTAPSNGVTYQRICFAGRPLQQRPEHPLDDGIIGPRWLTRAELATQPERWRSELVLRCIDDYLAGERFPLTLLRGSA from the coding sequence ATGCGCTTCACTCCCCACGTCACTGTCGCCACAGTAGTCGAAGATCAAGGACGCTTTCTGCTGGTCGAGGAAATGGCTAACGGCCGCGCCGTATTTAATCAGCCTGCCGGCCACTTGGAAGCCGACGAAAGTCTGATGCAAGCTGCTTTGCGTGAAACCCTCGAAGAAACCGGCTGGGACATAGAGCTAACCGCGGTGACTGGCATCTACCTGTACACCGCCCCGAGCAATGGCGTGACCTACCAGCGCATTTGCTTTGCCGGGCGGCCACTGCAGCAGCGTCCCGAGCATCCTCTGGATGACGGCATCATCGGCCCACGGTGGTTGACTCGCGCTGAACTGGCCACCCAGCCGGAACGCTGGCGCAGCGAGCTGGTGTTGCGCTGCATTGACGATTATCTGGCTGGCGAGCGCTTCCCGCTCACCCTGCTGCGCGGCTCGGCTTAA
- the aat gene encoding leucyl/phenylalanyl-tRNA--protein transferase, which translates to MLTWLQRDSLDFPSLEKALREPNGLLAAGGDLSADRLIQAYRHGCFPWYQDDQPILWWSPDPRTVLFPGEIHISRSLNKTLRQARYQVTFDRDFAAVIHACAAPRTYSEGTWITSSMQAAYLELHRRGIAHSVEVWLNGELVGGLYGLAMGQLFFGESMFSRTDNASKVGFITLVEHLKAWGFVLVDCQMPTPHLQSFGARAIPRTEFAGYLARHLNQANTADWLA; encoded by the coding sequence ATGCTGACCTGGCTACAGCGCGACTCCCTGGACTTCCCCTCTCTCGAGAAAGCCTTGCGCGAACCTAACGGCCTGCTCGCGGCCGGCGGCGACCTGAGCGCTGACCGCCTGATCCAGGCTTACCGTCACGGTTGCTTTCCCTGGTATCAGGACGACCAGCCGATTCTCTGGTGGTCACCGGATCCACGCACCGTGCTATTTCCGGGCGAAATTCACATCTCACGCAGCCTGAACAAGACCCTGCGTCAAGCCCGCTACCAGGTAACCTTTGATCGGGATTTCGCTGCCGTAATCCACGCCTGCGCTGCTCCGCGCACTTATTCCGAGGGCACCTGGATCACCTCCAGCATGCAAGCCGCGTATCTGGAATTGCATCGGCGCGGCATTGCCCACTCGGTCGAAGTCTGGCTCAACGGGGAGCTAGTTGGCGGGCTTTATGGGCTGGCGATGGGGCAGCTGTTTTTCGGTGAGTCCATGTTCAGTCGAACCGATAACGCCTCCAAAGTGGGATTTATCACGCTGGTCGAACACCTCAAGGCCTGGGGCTTCGTGCTGGTCGACTGCCAAATGCCCACTCCGCACCTGCAGAGCTTTGGCGCCCGCGCCATTCCTCGCACGGAGTTCGCAGGCTACCTGGCTCGTCACCTGAATCAAGCAAATACGGCGGACTGGCTTGCCTAG